Below is a genomic region from Fischerella sp. PCC 9605.
CCTTCTAATCCTGCATCATCTATTGCCCAGAATCCTGTTAAATCTCCACTCAATCATGGTGGTAATTAAATTTGTCTAATCTTCTGGCATAAGTAAGATTAATCTGTCATCAAAAGTTTCCGAAAATTTAAATCTCCCGATGTGTTTTTTCTCAATTAATAGAACTTACACTTATTAATTTTGTGGAAGTTCTTTCACTCTACTCTAGTTAATCAAACCAGGTAAGAACAAACTATGGCAACTAATTTTCAACCCTTTGAATCCCAGTTCAATAAGGCACTAGCAAAGAAAGCGACCGAAGCTATAGGATCGTTAGGTAATATCACAATCACGCCGATCAATATAGGTGGTGCTGGTAACTTCAATTGGTTTTGGGAACAACAGGATAATTTCAATCTCAACACATACAACTACCTGAGTCAGGTTGTAAATCCTGTTGTAAATGGAGCGCTTGTGCTTGGCGATCCTGCATCGTTTATCAATGACTATGTTACTGCAATCCAAGATATCAGTTTTAGCCTGTCGAGCGATGACCAAAACAAACTCAACCAAGCGGATACTAACGCCGCTGTACTAATCAATGCTGTTGTCAGTGTCTATGAGCAGACTTACGGCCCGATTACGTCGGACGAAATGAAAAGCGCCTCTGATGACAGTGGCTTAGATATCCAGACCAAACTTGACTATGTGGTTAACTACAAAGCTGGCTATCTTTGGAGTTGTGCTAAAGCTGAGAAAAAGCGCGTACTCAACCTTGTAGAAATGGAGTCAGCCTCTAACTTGACTCAACTACTCTCGTGCGCGCCGGCTTCGGCTCAAACCATTATCGGGGTGATCGCTAATTACCTGAATGCAATCTCAGCCGTGATTCCCCTTAAAGATGCCATATCCAACGCAAACCATACACTCTTTGCACTCAAGGCTAACGCAACAACCCCAACAACAAGTAACGGGGGTATGACCACAATCGCTGATGACGGTTCTAAAGACATTCGTGTCGGCTTTATCATTAACCAAGACGAATCAAGCATCAAAAATGCTCTGAATAACCAGAACAATAAAGTTGTACTCACGATGTCAGCCAAAAGGGTTAACGAAACTACCGTAAACGTTAACGTAGATAATCAAGGTGGTGTGGCTGTTCCGCTTGACTTCCTCGAACTGGTTGCATCGGGAAGCAGCAAGTTTAATCTGTACTCCTTCAAGGGTGCTGGTGAAACTGTCAGTGTTGAGTTGACCTTCACTGGCGTAAACCTAGTAACTATGTCTCCTATAGCCTATGAGATAGATACTAATTCAGGCTGGTACGATCCACAGCCGATCCGGGATGCGGTCGCTAATGGCAATAAAGATGTGACTGGTTATAAGTTCTCTGTACAGCCTTCATTCGACTTTTCCCAAGGCGGTAACTTTGGTTTGCTCAACGCCTTGGCGATCGCCAATTATCCGACGGTTAAGATAACCTACACAGCAGGGAACTTCAGTGATTTCCAAGAAAGTTTTCAACAGGAATCACACTGGGATATTAGGCTCTTTGGTTTGTTTAAGATAGGTAGCTTCAGTGAAAGCCTTTACCAAAGTAGTAGGGTAACGAAGGGCGAGAGTGGTTCATTTTCTGTCACCTTTACGCCAGATAAGCAAGTTTTAACTGTACCACCTCTCGATCAAATGGCGTATGTCATTGGTGGACAAGCTACTCATCCAGGTGTCCCGACTCGCTGATGAGTAAGATTAGTAATTAATTGAGCCTTCTCTGAAATCAGAGAAGGTTTTTCTTTTATACCAATTCTGTTTAGCCTTACCACGCCACTACTAGTTTGCCATAAAGATTTTGACAGGTTAATGGGCAATACAGTTGGTGCTAGTACTCTTAGTGTCTTAGTGTCTTGGTGGTTTCAAGATGATCTTTTTCACCACAAAGACACCAAGACACCAAGACAAACCTATCAAAATCAATTTGGTTGAGTACTACGGTAATTTTATTTATACTTGATAAATAAACTCTTAGTTAAATAATGACGCTGTAAAAGTTAAGTTTCGAGTTAAGTTAGCTTCTATCTTGAATTACTTAACTTTTCTGTATCGACTTTTATATTTGCAAATTATATAAAGATAAAAGAACAACTGAAATCAAGGATTTGAACTGATGAAGAAAGGTTAATCTGTCATCAAAGGTTTCCGAAGATTTGAATCTCCCGATTAATTTGTCAAAATTCATAGAACTTACACATATAAACTTTGTGTAAGTTCTTTCCTTCATTCTGTTTTACTAAGCGACAAAACGAAAAGTTTTACACCACATGAACTAGTAACTAGGAAAAAAATATGCAGCCACAATGGGATAACTATTTACAGACATACACTAACAAAGCTTATCAGTATACAACTCTGGTCGAGCATACAGGGGTATTGATATCCTTTGCAATGGACAGCGTTCGCCGCATCTATTACACTGTTCTTGACCAACAAAATGACCCCCAACCCATTGATGCCAGAAATTGGTCGCCTTCACCCCAAGAATTGATTTTTCCCAACGAAATTACTCAAGTTGGGTTTGGTATTCTTCCCAATAAAGTTTTACCAACTGTCAGAAGCAACGATCAACCTGCTATTAACCCTTCAGAAATCGATTTATTTCGTTCAACAACCGCAAGGCTAACAGCAGACGCACCGTTTCAAGTATTGAGTGACGGACAATATATTTACCTTTTCCGTCAGTCTATCGATGGCAATAATCCTGATAATGTTACTGTCATAAATTCAGATAATCAAACACCAATTCCGATTGTTAACCAAACTCTCTTAGTAGATAGATTTATTCTCTCCGGTACGCAACTCAAAACAGCTAGAGAAGTTCGTTATCGTCGCAGTCGCCATAAAATTATTAAGAGTGGTGCTAAAGATACTTTAGGCGCTACAGATATGAATAATCGTCCATTTTATGAGCCAACTATGGAGTTAGATTTTATCCGTAATTTGGTTGATGGACAGTTTACAGTTTTGCAAGTCCCAACGAGTATTCCTGACATTAAACGTTGGCAGATATTTGTCCATAATCAACTGACTGACAGAATTGATGCTTACAATATCGAACGTTCTGCTGATGGATTTTTTAACACTCAAGGTACAGAAAGTCCAGATGCATTTGAGAAGATGGGTTATGCAGAAACAGCGTTAAGGCTGGATGCTGATACCTATATTGCAGGTAAAGCGCAAGTCCTCAACAAAAAAGAGTTTAATATTTCTGCTTGGATTAAACCAGAAACTACTGGTGTGATTTACTCAGAAGGAACACCAGAAGCAGTTTTCCAAATCAGCTTGGTAGAAACTCAGTTAAATACTGATGGACAAGTTGTTCCTGGTTATGGGGTGCAGGTAACTGCTAACTCCAAGACAGTCACCTCTGCTGCTAATGTCATCAAAATTGGGCAATGGAACCATATTAGTATTTCTGTTGCCCCAGCTCCAGATGCCATAAATCCACCCGCAAATTCTGGTGTAGTGAAAATTCAGGTTGGTGATGCGGTTGTTAATGGTGATGGGGAGGAGAATCAATATTTATTGTTTCCCACGACTTCCGAGGCGACAACTTACATGGTTGTGGGGAGAAATGTCGGTTCGCTGTACGGTGGATCGCAATCCGCCTCGCCTATTGTTGCAACTGTTGATGAATTATCGATTTGGGAACGGGAACGTTCCGAAATTGAAGTTACCAAAACTAAAAAGTTTCGCAAGGCGGGGAATGAACCAGGTTTACTTACCTATTGGCAGTTTGACGAAGGAAACGGCACAACTGTTTACGATCGCACAGACGCGCTGAACAATGGTAGTATCCAGGGACAACCGCAGTGGGTGCAATCTGACGCACCTGTGGGCGATAACCCGGGTATCCAACGAACGAGTTTTGGATTTGGCGATCGCACTGTTGCAGGTAAAGGTATCTCTGCTTTGCTGTATTATCAGCAAGAAGAACTACCTTCGGGACATAATGGCACACCTGCACCCGTCAAGCAAAATGCCCGTGTGATGGTGGCGGTAGCAACAGCAAGTGAAAACGATGATAAGAAGAAAATTGCCGTCCTTGACTTTGCTGTTAGTAAACGAGGTCGTTTGTCGCAGATTCCCGATAATATTCGTCTCCCGTTAATAGAAACCAAGACAAAAGATCCGAATACCTTTATTAACCAAATCATTCAATTAGAACAAACAGACATCCTCAATACACAACGGGAAATTGCATCTCTCAATCAACAAATTTCTACTCAACAAGCAACAATCCAAAGACTGATTAGAGATAGGACAAATAGAGAACAACTTAAAGCAAATCTAGAAAATGGTAAAGGCGTTACAGGATATTCTCAGCCTGGATTTACAGGTGTTAGTCAGAGGTTAGGGATAGGTGAACATCCGACTTTGCGGATTGCAATTAACTCCGTGAAACCAGATCCAGGTTTGTATATCCTCCTGTATGAACAACCAAACTTCCAAGGATCTTCCCGCGCCCAATATGAGGACGAAAATAGATTAGGTAGCACTTATTTTCTGAGTAATTACATGAGTGCGAAGGTGCTGCCTACTTCGAGTTTCCAGTATCAACTGAATTTATACAACTCAGAAATTGCCAACATCAACCAACAAATCACCAACATTCAAACGGTAATTATTCCCAACTTAAATAAGCAGCTAACAGCACAAACAGAACATCTGCAAAACTTACAAGCACAACTGGCTGATTTACGCGCCCAACTGCAAGGTAAGTTTGCTTTTCCCATGCAGTTAATCCATATTGACTCCAATGGTTTTAATCTGGTGGGTGGACTGCTAGATTTTGCTTGGACAAATGATGCACCGCAACTATTTGAAAGTGCAAATGGAATGCTGCGGTTGTATTTCCGGGGTAGTGCAGATCAGTTTTTTGCTGTCACCTACGACACCAATGTTGCCCGTGCTAGCATTTCACTTTCTAATAGCGTGGAACTGCGCGAACGTTCTCCAGGACTGGGACGCAGCGAAATAAAAGTGGTTATGGGCAGTGATGCCAATCCCGACGGCACTACTGTCAATATTACCGATGGGGCAGATGCCAATACTTGCAGTGTCACCCTAGAAAATAGCTTGCTGAAAATTACAGAAACTTGGGAACGAGTCCCCCGCAGTCCGATGGGATTGGCACGGGTGTTGAGTGGAAAAGCGCGGGATGTCGTATATCTCGGTCGTTTGGGTGCAGATGTGACGGGTACGGTTGATACAATTACCCTAGCGGAACCTGTGAGTCAACGTTACGAACAGGGTGCAACGCTGGTGATTGGCGAAGGAACTATTGCCTTAAGGAAAGCGATCGCACCTGGCGATAAAGAAATTACCATTGCCAAAACTACCTTTACAGATACCTTGCCTGCTGGTACAACCATCAACTTGATTGAGTACGATTATGACCGTTACAGCAACTTCAGCAATACAGGCACTCTCATGAATGCCCCTTATAATCTCAAATACGGTTCTGTTCTGGTAGAAGTCGCTGGAGTAACAAACGCAGGTAATATTGAAAATCTCGCTACTCGTCCCCTTACCGGATTATCTCAGCCCAACACTTGGATTACCAACACCCCAGGCAATGCCCTGCAAATTCGGAATGGACATTTAAGCGGCGATGCTACCGAGTTATCACACCAAGGCGACATTTCCCTAGAAGCTTGGATTCGTCCCGACAAGGAAATTTCTCGTAACGTTACTTGGATTGTCTCTCAAAATTCTCCCACATCTAGGTATTGTTTGGGGGTTCAAGGACAGCCTGTAAATTCTGCCCTGCAATTTAACGGACAGAGTGATTATATCCAAGCCGCTAACATTAACTTGGCGAATCAATCCTTCACAGTCGAATTTTGGGCAAAACGAGATTCCGCCAGCCTTAATGCTTTCTTCTCAGCAGTTCTCACCCAAGGAAAACCCACCAATAATAACCAACTGCACTTCGGTTTCCGCCAGAATGGAGTCTTTAGCTTTGCCTTTTATGGCAACGATTTAAATACACCGACTGGTGTTGCGAATGATACTAATTGGCATCACTGGGCTTGTACTTTTGATGCCCAAAGCCGCAAGCGCATCATTTACAGAGATGGGACGCTTGTTGCTGAAGATACAGCCACAGCAGCTTACCAAGGTACAGGGGCATTACTCATTGCTACAATTGAGAATCCCACAAAACAGTTCTATTTCCAAGGTGCAATTGATGAAATTCGGATTTGGGGAAAAGTACGTAGCCAAGCTGAGATTAATAATACTAGAGATTGCCGTTTAAATGGTAATGAATCAGGACTGCGGGCTTATTATCATTTTGAAGATAGAACAGCAAGCGATCGCACTGGTAACACCGCCAATGATGGGCAAATTTTCGGCACTCTCCCTAGAGTAGAATCAGGGCTGACAGCCTACAACGTTGTAGCAGGGGTAAGAAACCGCTACGTCACCACCACTGAACCAATGTGGACAAATTCTTGGGAACACATCGCAGCTACCTACGCCGAAGCTTATGCCCTGCGATTCAATGGTGTAAATAGTTACCTCGATTGTGGCAATCAAGTTTCCTTGGGGGTAGATAATCAACTCACTATTGAACTTACCGTAACTTTACCTGCTGTAGATCGGGCGTTCTACCCGTTGTTACAAAAAGGCAGAATTGGCAGAGACAACCCCGAACTCACCTGTTGGCTATACCTCAGACGGGATTCTGCTTCTAGCTATAGCCTGTGTTTTGGTTACGAAGATAATCAATCACAGCCACACCTTGTTATCGCCTCTGTCAACGCACCTACGCCTGGTACTCCTGTGAACATCGCCGTTACAGGCAGGCAGAGTGATAACGGTTACACAATTAACCTGTACTGGAACGGAGAATTACGGAAAACTGAACTCGTTGCTGGTAGCGGTAAACCAGTCACCAATTTACAACCCCTAGAAGTTGGTAAGTGTGATGGTATACCCCAAGGGACAACAATTGCCAATGGTTATCCTCGCTATCTGTTGGGAACCATCAGCGCCTTGCGTGTGTGGAACCGGGCTTTAGCTAGGAACGAATTGCACCAAAGCAACAGCGATCGCGATAAATTAGCGGGTGAGTGGCGATTTAATGAAGGTTCAGGTAACACTACTGCCAATTTAATTGGCAACAATGAAGCCAGAATCATCGGTGCAACCTGGGTTCCTGACCCTTCACCAACATCTACCAAACTTGAAGTATACATCAACGGTATGCCGGCACAGATTGCCCCAAGAAGTGCGATCGCCCTCCCAGACAATCAGTTTACCTTGGGTCGAGATTTCCGGGGAGCAATTGATGAAGTCCGCATCTGGAAACAGTTCCGCACCCAAGAGCAAATTCTCGACAACCTATTTGGACAACTCAAGGGCGAACGGGAAAACCTGCTGGCTTACTACGAATTTGAATCCGATCCCACAACCGCAGGTAAAGTCACTACCGTCAATGACAGCAGCCTGCGGGGGAATCACCTCACTGCTAGCAATGATGCTGATATTCAGCATACCTTCTCCCAAGCGCCACTGTCTGATGAAATTCCCCTAGTCAGGAATGCACTGGGTAGTGTAAGTAACAGATACCAAACTAATATTACTAGCCGTCCGGCGATCGCTGAATACGCAGACATCCAAACCGCCAACGATGGCGAAATTAGGGGAGTTCACAAACGCTGTTACTGTTTTGTCCAAAATGGTCATTGGTATCTATTGACAGGCTATAAACTCGGTAATCTCATCACCGAATGGATTAGTCAAGTACAATTTGCACCACAAATCAAAGGTTTCATCGAAGGTGCGCCCCCTGTTCCTTCCAAAAACCTTACCGCCGGGCCAATTGACGATTCTTTGCGTGACTATGTTGATACCACTTCTGTGGAATTTGTCGAAGCTGATAGCGTTTCCTATACTCTATCCGCCAGCAAAGATAGCAGCTTCAACTCTTCGTTTGAGGGTTCCTTATCCCTAACACTAGAGCAAAGTATTGAAACAGTCATCGCTCCTTTTGGTGGCGGGATTACTATCGAACTAGCTTCTGGTGGGACTAAAATCGGTCAGTCAGTCAAATTAGACACAGAGTTGAAATGGTCGAGCAATCAGCAACAAAGTAACAAAACCAATGTCAGTAAAATGACTACAGTGGGATTAGGTGGTGCTTGGGAAGACTCAGATATCAACAGACGGCTAAACAAAGCTATGGCTCGCCGTTACCAACCATCGAATGTAGGATTTGCTCTGGTAGAATCAGAAACTGCTGATGTGTATGCTATTCGTTTGGCGCATAATCGTGCTTTAGTTGCCTTCCGGATGGTTCCCAATCCCGATATTCCCAAGGATACCAATATTATCCCCTTCCCCATCAACCCCCGCTACACCAAACAAGGCACACTCGATGGTGCTGTAGGATACGACCAAAACGGCAAGGTATTAGATCCGGATTATCCCGAAGCTACTACCTACGGCGAGTACAGTTACTTCAAACCCAGCGAAGCTTACGCCTTACGTCAACGTATCCAAGCCGAAGAAACTCGCTTGCGTACCTACTATGAGGACTTCCGCACCACACCCCCCGGTGCTACAGGTGTTCTAGCTGGCGGAGTGAGTGGGGCGATCGCCGGATTAGCAGGTGGTGGGCCGATTGTTGCAGCTGCTGGAGTGGCGATCGGTGGTTTAGTCGATGCTTTGACTTCCAACAACGATTTACCAGAACAATATAGTAAACGTAACTTAGTCAACAGCTATGTCTGGACAGCCGATGGTGGACTCTATGCTGAGTCTACAGAAACAACGGATGTGCAACAAGAAAGCACCAGTGGAGCCTACAGTTTTACAGGTAGTACAACCACCAGTGCTTCCGGTTCCTTTGGATTGTTTGGTGCAGAATTTGATTTTGAGGTGAAAGGGTCTTTTGGTGGTAGCCTCAACCTCACCAAAGCCAAAACAAAGGAAGCCAGCCAATCTTTTAGAATCAACCTGAAAAACAACACCCAAGGCGATTTACAGAGATTTAGGCTGGATGAGCGGGGTAACTTGGTGCGGGATGAAGCCGGTCGTCCCATACGGGAATACGATGCGAATGGCAATCCTTTGGATGCTCCCGGTAAAGTCAACGCTTATCGCTTCTTGAGCTTCTACCTCACCCCAGATACACAGAATTACGACGCTTTCTTTAATAACGTCGTCGATCCCATCTGGTTAGAGGAGAATAATTCTCCCAATGCTCAAGCACTCCGCCAAGCGCGACAACCCCAAGGGGGCCCCGCTTGCTGGCGCATCTTCCACCGCGTCACCTTTGTCAGCCGCATTTTAC
It encodes:
- a CDS encoding LamG-like jellyroll fold domain-containing protein — protein: MQPQWDNYLQTYTNKAYQYTTLVEHTGVLISFAMDSVRRIYYTVLDQQNDPQPIDARNWSPSPQELIFPNEITQVGFGILPNKVLPTVRSNDQPAINPSEIDLFRSTTARLTADAPFQVLSDGQYIYLFRQSIDGNNPDNVTVINSDNQTPIPIVNQTLLVDRFILSGTQLKTAREVRYRRSRHKIIKSGAKDTLGATDMNNRPFYEPTMELDFIRNLVDGQFTVLQVPTSIPDIKRWQIFVHNQLTDRIDAYNIERSADGFFNTQGTESPDAFEKMGYAETALRLDADTYIAGKAQVLNKKEFNISAWIKPETTGVIYSEGTPEAVFQISLVETQLNTDGQVVPGYGVQVTANSKTVTSAANVIKIGQWNHISISVAPAPDAINPPANSGVVKIQVGDAVVNGDGEENQYLLFPTTSEATTYMVVGRNVGSLYGGSQSASPIVATVDELSIWERERSEIEVTKTKKFRKAGNEPGLLTYWQFDEGNGTTVYDRTDALNNGSIQGQPQWVQSDAPVGDNPGIQRTSFGFGDRTVAGKGISALLYYQQEELPSGHNGTPAPVKQNARVMVAVATASENDDKKKIAVLDFAVSKRGRLSQIPDNIRLPLIETKTKDPNTFINQIIQLEQTDILNTQREIASLNQQISTQQATIQRLIRDRTNREQLKANLENGKGVTGYSQPGFTGVSQRLGIGEHPTLRIAINSVKPDPGLYILLYEQPNFQGSSRAQYEDENRLGSTYFLSNYMSAKVLPTSSFQYQLNLYNSEIANINQQITNIQTVIIPNLNKQLTAQTEHLQNLQAQLADLRAQLQGKFAFPMQLIHIDSNGFNLVGGLLDFAWTNDAPQLFESANGMLRLYFRGSADQFFAVTYDTNVARASISLSNSVELRERSPGLGRSEIKVVMGSDANPDGTTVNITDGADANTCSVTLENSLLKITETWERVPRSPMGLARVLSGKARDVVYLGRLGADVTGTVDTITLAEPVSQRYEQGATLVIGEGTIALRKAIAPGDKEITIAKTTFTDTLPAGTTINLIEYDYDRYSNFSNTGTLMNAPYNLKYGSVLVEVAGVTNAGNIENLATRPLTGLSQPNTWITNTPGNALQIRNGHLSGDATELSHQGDISLEAWIRPDKEISRNVTWIVSQNSPTSRYCLGVQGQPVNSALQFNGQSDYIQAANINLANQSFTVEFWAKRDSASLNAFFSAVLTQGKPTNNNQLHFGFRQNGVFSFAFYGNDLNTPTGVANDTNWHHWACTFDAQSRKRIIYRDGTLVAEDTATAAYQGTGALLIATIENPTKQFYFQGAIDEIRIWGKVRSQAEINNTRDCRLNGNESGLRAYYHFEDRTASDRTGNTANDGQIFGTLPRVESGLTAYNVVAGVRNRYVTTTEPMWTNSWEHIAATYAEAYALRFNGVNSYLDCGNQVSLGVDNQLTIELTVTLPAVDRAFYPLLQKGRIGRDNPELTCWLYLRRDSASSYSLCFGYEDNQSQPHLVIASVNAPTPGTPVNIAVTGRQSDNGYTINLYWNGELRKTELVAGSGKPVTNLQPLEVGKCDGIPQGTTIANGYPRYLLGTISALRVWNRALARNELHQSNSDRDKLAGEWRFNEGSGNTTANLIGNNEARIIGATWVPDPSPTSTKLEVYINGMPAQIAPRSAIALPDNQFTLGRDFRGAIDEVRIWKQFRTQEQILDNLFGQLKGERENLLAYYEFESDPTTAGKVTTVNDSSLRGNHLTASNDADIQHTFSQAPLSDEIPLVRNALGSVSNRYQTNITSRPAIAEYADIQTANDGEIRGVHKRCYCFVQNGHWYLLTGYKLGNLITEWISQVQFAPQIKGFIEGAPPVPSKNLTAGPIDDSLRDYVDTTSVEFVEADSVSYTLSASKDSSFNSSFEGSLSLTLEQSIETVIAPFGGGITIELASGGTKIGQSVKLDTELKWSSNQQQSNKTNVSKMTTVGLGGAWEDSDINRRLNKAMARRYQPSNVGFALVESETADVYAIRLAHNRALVAFRMVPNPDIPKDTNIIPFPINPRYTKQGTLDGAVGYDQNGKVLDPDYPEATTYGEYSYFKPSEAYALRQRIQAEETRLRTYYEDFRTTPPGATGVLAGGVSGAIAGLAGGGPIVAAAGVAIGGLVDALTSNNDLPEQYSKRNLVNSYVWTADGGLYAESTETTDVQQESTSGAYSFTGSTTTSASGSFGLFGAEFDFEVKGSFGGSLNLTKAKTKEASQSFRINLKNNTQGDLQRFRLDERGNLVRDEAGRPIREYDANGNPLDAPGKVNAYRFLSFYLTPDTQNYDAFFNNVVDPIWLEENNSPNAQALRQARQPQGGPACWRIFHRVTFVSRILPEFPDPTAPPLDRAIQNTDLSSSYELIKLIEPFVRNATANAGEFDAAVRNAIHVYLPELSESLTQEVVLALANYFDVEGVN